From the Agrobacterium larrymoorei genome, one window contains:
- a CDS encoding winged helix-turn-helix transcriptional regulator gives MTKERDTLEDQQHAKCRVLGQILDRVGDKWTIMAVGALSDGPMRFNAIMRRIDGVSHRMLTLTLRGLERDGMVRRTAYATIPPKVEYELTPLGRSLTEPLATLLEWGEKHSKDIEIARKAFDSDA, from the coding sequence ATGACGAAAGAACGCGATACGCTTGAGGATCAGCAGCACGCCAAGTGCAGAGTGCTTGGCCAGATCCTTGACCGCGTCGGCGACAAATGGACGATCATGGCGGTCGGTGCGCTATCCGACGGTCCAATGCGTTTCAACGCCATCATGCGGCGTATCGACGGCGTGTCGCATCGCATGCTCACGCTCACACTACGTGGGCTGGAGCGCGACGGCATGGTCCGCAGGACGGCCTATGCCACCATCCCGCCAAAGGTCGAATATGAGCTTACACCGCTCGGTCGATCACTCACCGAACCCTTGGCCACCTTGCTGGAATGGGGAGAGAAGCATAGCAAGGACATTGAAATTGCTCGAAAAGCATTCGACAGCGATGCCTGA
- a CDS encoding SDR family oxidoreductase, whose amino-acid sequence MKIGISGASGHLGKTVIAKLLQRGGEHEVVAISRTPEGAPDGVQSRYGNYDEPDGLREAYAGLDRLLLIPSADLEPGKRAVQLVAAIDAARRSGVPHIVLMSAAGTKRASDAELGSGYWKGEQHLIVSAHDWTILRMSYYAEALADEARASLAGGVLTGLAENRVSFVSRDDVAAAAAGILVSDGHDGAIYHATGEQPVSGAERAALIAEITGRPINFLVLPEEKLHAGLSQAGLPEPVVNAVIDIQKSFIRGAFDIVTGDVERLSGRPPKGLRDILATQLFS is encoded by the coding sequence ATGAAAATCGGCATCAGCGGTGCGAGCGGGCATCTCGGCAAGACAGTGATCGCGAAATTGCTCCAACGGGGCGGCGAACACGAGGTCGTCGCGATCTCGCGAACGCCGGAAGGAGCGCCTGACGGTGTCCAGTCCCGATATGGCAATTACGATGAGCCAGACGGGCTTAGGGAAGCCTATGCGGGGCTGGACCGGTTGCTGCTGATCCCTTCGGCCGACCTGGAGCCGGGCAAGCGCGCTGTGCAACTGGTCGCCGCCATCGATGCTGCGAGGCGGTCAGGCGTGCCCCACATCGTCCTCATGTCGGCTGCGGGAACGAAGCGGGCCAGCGACGCGGAACTTGGCTCCGGGTACTGGAAGGGCGAACAGCACCTGATCGTCTCAGCGCATGATTGGACGATCCTGCGCATGAGTTATTACGCGGAGGCGCTGGCCGACGAAGCGCGGGCGTCGCTTGCCGGTGGCGTACTCACCGGCCTAGCCGAGAACAGGGTTTCCTTCGTCTCGCGCGACGATGTCGCTGCGGCGGCTGCGGGCATTCTCGTGAGCGATGGCCACGACGGCGCGATCTACCATGCGACAGGTGAGCAGCCCGTCTCGGGTGCTGAGCGCGCGGCGCTCATCGCCGAGATCACAGGCCGGCCCATCAACTTCCTCGTTCTGCCAGAGGAAAAACTGCATGCGGGCCTGTCGCAGGCCGGACTGCCCGAGCCGGTGGTAAATGCCGTCATCGACATCCAGAAGAGTTTCATCCGCGGCGCCTTCGATATCGTCACCGGAGATGTCGAACGGCTCTCCGGTCGTCCACCCAAGGGCCTTCGGGATATCCTTGCCACCCAACTTTTCTCGTGA
- a CDS encoding winged helix-turn-helix transcriptional regulator: MGKCDDFTMQDEMRRAFDMLSGKWKLEIMWLLHQRTHRFGELRKGIPGITQHMLTAQLRELEADGLVARTVFAEVPPRVEYAMTDKARALGPTMEALTAWWNEYGRQSSPKPKPRGRKAKD; encoded by the coding sequence ATGGGAAAATGTGACGACTTCACGATGCAGGACGAGATGCGCCGCGCCTTCGATATGCTGTCGGGCAAATGGAAGCTGGAGATCATGTGGCTGCTGCATCAGCGTACCCATCGCTTCGGCGAATTGCGCAAGGGCATCCCCGGCATCACGCAGCATATGCTGACGGCTCAGCTTCGTGAGCTCGAGGCCGATGGACTAGTGGCCCGAACGGTGTTCGCCGAGGTGCCGCCGCGCGTCGAGTATGCAATGACCGACAAAGCGCGGGCGCTCGGTCCCACCATGGAAGCGCTCACCGCCTGGTGGAATGAATACGGCAGGCAGTCCTCACCGAAGCCAAAGCCGAGAGGCCGTAAGGCAAAGGATTAA
- a CDS encoding HU family DNA-binding protein: MTTTNEIADKIATEQNLTKAQAKTIVESVFKQITDAALAGAETSIPSFGKFKPKDTPEREGRNPATGATIKIAASKKLTFTPGKAVKDALNG; encoded by the coding sequence ATGACCACAACCAATGAAATCGCCGACAAGATCGCAACCGAACAGAACCTGACCAAGGCGCAGGCCAAGACGATTGTCGAGAGCGTGTTCAAGCAGATCACAGACGCGGCGCTTGCTGGCGCAGAGACGTCGATCCCCTCGTTCGGAAAGTTCAAGCCGAAGGACACGCCGGAACGTGAAGGCCGTAACCCGGCAACAGGCGCAACGATCAAGATCGCCGCTTCGAAAAAGCTGACGTTCACGCCTGGCAAGGCGGTCAAGGACGCACTGAACGGCTGA
- a CDS encoding DoxX family protein, with protein sequence MKLNLLYWASTGLLSLIYLAGGAYFLSDLAGVQRIFPTLGYPAYLVPILAVLKPLAAVTILWRFNVALSDLAYAGMFYHLLLAISAHLNAGDCGFAPALVGLIALLVSFATQNAARSKPSPYGQIFKIKAEPA encoded by the coding sequence ATGAAGCTGAACTTGCTTTACTGGGCCTCCACGGGCCTCTTGTCTCTCATCTATCTGGCCGGCGGCGCCTATTTTCTTTCCGACCTTGCCGGCGTGCAGCGCATCTTCCCGACACTCGGGTATCCAGCTTATCTCGTGCCGATCCTGGCTGTACTGAAGCCGCTCGCCGCAGTGACGATCCTTTGGCGATTCAATGTCGCCCTGTCGGACCTTGCCTATGCGGGAATGTTCTATCACCTGCTGCTGGCGATTTCTGCACATCTCAATGCCGGCGACTGCGGCTTCGCGCCGGCTTTGGTCGGCTTGATCGCCCTGCTTGTCTCGTTCGCCACACAGAATGCCGCGCGAAGCAAGCCGTCGCCCTATGGACAGATCTTCAAGATCAAAGCCGAACCCGCGTGA
- a CDS encoding DUF736 domain-containing protein: MAVIGEFTTNGNNSIIGNVRTLTVSMKARLNPIERVSRDAPDFRITAGNGVEVGAGWKAVSNDGEEYISVKLDDPSFNAPITAALWPGEKDGEYALIWNRPKREA, from the coding sequence ATGGCAGTCATCGGCGAATTCACCACCAACGGCAACAACTCCATCATCGGCAACGTGCGCACCCTCACCGTCAGCATGAAGGCCCGCCTGAACCCGATCGAACGCGTCTCGCGCGACGCTCCGGATTTCCGCATCACCGCAGGCAACGGTGTCGAGGTCGGCGCCGGCTGGAAGGCGGTCTCCAACGACGGCGAGGAATACATCTCGGTCAAGCTGGATGACCCGAGCTTCAACGCCCCGATCACCGCAGCCCTTTGGCCTGGCGAAAAGGACGGCGAATACGCTCTCATCTGGAACCGCCCGAAGCGGGAGGCCTGA